ATTGCTACAAGCTCGTTAACACAGGCAACTGCCATAGGTGTTCCACCTCTTGTCCCTACACAGCTTATAGAGGGCACGGGGATACTCAGGTTTCTGACCATTTCCTTGGATTCGGCCGCGTTCACAAAACCCACAGGGAGTCCGATGATAAGGGCTGGTCTTACACCTTTTTCTATAAGTTTGCAGACCATGATAAGGGCAGAAGGGGCATTTCCTATTGCAATAATACTCCCATCGAGACGGTCGCGGGCAGCCAGGAAACCTGCTGATGTGCGCGTAATTCCGTACCTGTTAGCAATTTCAGCATTCGGATCTTCATCGAGCACACAGATAATTTCGGATTTGTGTCCGGTTTTTGTAATTCCGGCTTTTACCATGTTAATGTCCACGAAAATCGGGGCACCCTTTTTAATTGCATCAACACCTGCAGGGATGGGGTCATGCATAAAGCGCATAATATCTGCTACAGAAAGGTCTCCTGTAGCAATAACGCAGCGCTGGCGGAAGCGGTCTTCAGGTGTCTTGTTGCCGATAATTTCCTGGATCATTGTCCGACTTTTCATATAGATGGTTTTGGCTTCTTCAGTTCTTGCCCCGGAGTCTTTACAGATACTCACAAGTTCGGGATTAACATCAACCGTAAGCTCGGTAAAT
The Methanosarcina thermophila TM-1 genome window above contains:
- a CDS encoding precorrin-8X methylmutase; amino-acid sequence: MTTEKNATEKAGNLENLEEFTELTVDVNPELVSICKDSGARTEEAKTIYMKSRTMIQEIIGNKTPEDRFRQRCVIATGDLSVADIMRFMHDPIPAGVDAIKKGAPIFVDINMVKAGITKTGHKSEIICVLDEDPNAEIANRYGITRTSAGFLAARDRLDGSIIAIGNAPSALIMVCKLIEKGVRPALIIGLPVGFVNAAESKEMVRNLSIPVPSISCVGTRGGTPMAVACVNELVAIARESEE